TTGCGCATCCAGCAATTTGACGCGTTCGCTCTGAACCATCATCAAAGCCGTTTCCATATCCATACTGCTAATGTTGACAGGTGTTACGCCAGAGATGTTGGAGAATGAAACTGTGCTCGCTGAAGCTGAAGAGACGATGGATACTGCAGCAACAGCAGCAACTACTGTTGAAGCGAAAAATTTGCCAGAACGTTTCATGAATGTTCCTCCAAGTATATATGTAATTTGTACCAGTTTCTCGTTGGCATCTTCCGCCATTCTAAATCAAAAGAACTAGTTGTTCAATCAAATTAACTTCAAATTTGAATTAATCTCGATTCCCCTTACACACGCCTACCTCCGCTTACAATTTGAGTAAATTAAGCAGGGCATAATAAGTAAAAGTGCATTCTTACGGGCATATTTACTACGACTGGATTGTTCTTTACTCCAACGCTTGAAAGTCACATTGGAGATCGACGATACGTTCATGATTTTACTTTAGAAAATGGTTATGTTATATTTAATAATATATTTTACACAATTTAATTTTGTATTATTTAATATAAATTGATGTTATATATTTTACGGGAGGTTTTTATATGAAAAAGATACTGGTTGTTCTAACAAATGTAGATAAGTACGCAACGAAGGATGAGCCTACCGGCTTGTGGCTGAGCGAAGCAACTCACTTTATTGAAGAGTTTGACCATAATGACAATGTTCAGATCGATCTGGTTAGCCCTAAAGGTGGGAACGTACCTCTTGATCCGAAAAGTCTTGGCGACTCTCTGGATGAAAGCACCAAAGCCTATTTCGAGAACGAAATGTTCATGAACCAATTGAAAAATACGTTGAAACCTAGCGAAGTAAACGCGAGTGACTACGATGCAATCTACTTCACAGGAGGTCACGGTACAATGTGGGATTTCCCGGACAATGCCGAACTTCAAGAGCTTTCTCGTGATATCTATGAAAAAGGTGGCGTTGTATCCGGCGTGTGCCACGGGGTTACAGCACTGTTGAATGTGAAGCTGTCCAACGGCCTGCTTTTGATCAACGACAAAACCGTTTCCGGCTTCACGAATGAAGAAGAAACATTGGCTCAACAAACCGAGTATGTTCCTTTCCTGTTGGAAGATGCATTGAGAGAACGCGCTGCACAATACGATAAAGCTGCTGCATTCAGCTCCTATGTCACAACAGACGGCCGCGTGGTCACAGGACAGAATCCGCAATCCAGCAAAGCTGTAGCTGAAAGTGTTAAACAACTGCTGGGTCTGTAAAATAAACCGATCGAGCCCTCTCCTCCCCCAGGAGATCATATAGATGTACAAAGCAAAACAGCACGTGATCCGTCATAATATGACAGAACACGCGCTGTTTTTTTCTAGTGATTTGTCGAAGCAGAAGCTTCCGTCGCTGTTCCTCCAGCCAAACACTTCACGATATAAGGCACGGTCACCGACGTCAGGATCACGGCAAACGCAATCTGAGCGATAGCTGTATCCACATAAGGCGCATACGCCGGATTGAATTCGGCAGCCATCGATGGCACCACCATGGACAGTCCAGCAACCGAGCATGTCGCAGCCGCTGCGTAACCGGGACGTCTTAGTATCGTGCGATCGATTCCAATGAGCGGCATCATGCAGATCAGCAAAAATAATACCGTGACCAGCAAACCGGACAGACTGGACTGAAATGCTATACGCAGATCAATATTGGACCCAAAGCTTGTGCCCAGGAAAGGCAGCAGAATCAGTGTCCCCGGAGCGAACATCTTCTGTATATTACTGTCCAGATTACCAAGCAGTATGCCGATGAAGAAAGGCACCAGCGTAGCAATTACACTGAGGTAATCGATACCGACGCCGCTTGCCGAATTCAATATCATGACCGGAATAACCGGTACAGCGATCAGATTCAGAATGCCAAACGCAGCACGATCCACATCATCTCCATACGTGTTCATCAAGGCCAGATATAATCCCGGATTACAACTGGTCAGAACGGCAATGAAAGCTACCGCTGACACTCCTCCAACCCCACTGATACCGAAAAAGTGTACAAACGCCCAGCCGAACAGGCAGCTGATGAGGATGCGTGAAATACAG
The nucleotide sequence above comes from Paenibacillus sp. W2I17. Encoded proteins:
- a CDS encoding type 1 glutamine amidotransferase domain-containing protein; translated protein: MKKILVVLTNVDKYATKDEPTGLWLSEATHFIEEFDHNDNVQIDLVSPKGGNVPLDPKSLGDSLDESTKAYFENEMFMNQLKNTLKPSEVNASDYDAIYFTGGHGTMWDFPDNAELQELSRDIYEKGGVVSGVCHGVTALLNVKLSNGLLLINDKTVSGFTNEEETLAQQTEYVPFLLEDALRERAAQYDKAAAFSSYVTTDGRVVTGQNPQSSKAVAESVKQLLGL
- a CDS encoding 2-keto-3-deoxygluconate permease, with translation MNILGRIKKIPGGLLIVPMLAAAVINTVFPSFFQIGDPTTALFTSKGTMVLIGMILLISGTQLNLSQLLVTLKRAGVLCISRILISCLFGWAFVHFFGISGVGGVSAVAFIAVLTSCNPGLYLALMNTYGDDVDRAAFGILNLIAVPVIPVMILNSASGVGIDYLSVIATLVPFFIGILLGNLDSNIQKMFAPGTLILLPFLGTSFGSNIDLRIAFQSSLSGLLVTVLFLLICMMPLIGIDRTILRRPGYAAAATCSVAGLSMVVPSMAAEFNPAYAPYVDTAIAQIAFAVILTSVTVPYIVKCLAGGTATEASASTNH